The nucleotide window GAACTGATATTCCTAGATACTTGGATCTTGGACAGTGCAATAACTCTGTTTCCACTGTAAAAATCGCTAAGGCATTGGCTGATGCGTTTGATTGTGAAGTAAATGATCTGCCTGTAAGTATCGTCCTTTCTTGGTTCGAGCAAAAGGCTGTAGCAATCCTGCTTGGATTGTTCAGTCTCGGAATCCAGGATATTCGCATTGGGCCTAAGCCGCCAGAATTCATTTCTGATGGAGTGATGGAAGTACTTCAGGAAACCTTCAATCTGAAGTTGATCACAACGGCACAGGAAGATTTGGAAACAATGATGGGGTTAAGCAAAACTGAATAATAATATGAACGCCCGAAGCATAATATTGCTCCGGGCGTTTTTTATATACTGGGAAATGATAAAAAGATGTCGATGTCGAAAACAATCCAGTTTTTTTTTCATCAAGCTCGAGCGGCCTAGCCCCTCGAGACGTTTGTCTTTTGTTCGGGTTCCTTATTCATATGCTAGTAAAAAAGATGGTAGTGGGTTTGCCCAACTACTAGTAAATTAAACAAGCTCATCCATCAATATGTCCGGGTCTAATATCATGTTCCCATTGGAATCAGTGGTGATCAATTCTTCCTTTTTCATTTTGGTCAGCGTTCTGCTAACCGTTTCCCTCGTCGTCCCAATCATATTGCCCAGGTCTTTATTGGTGAAATCAGCCCTTAACAGAACTGTGCCGTCTTCCTGTTTTTCGCCATGAAGTTCACCCAATCTGATTAAAAGCTTAATAATCTGTTCGTAAGTATTGTTCAGGATTTGTGCTTCAAGTCTTTCTTGAAGGTCAACGATTTTTTCTCCAAGTACTTTGAATACCTTGATGCTTAAGTGAGGGTTATCAACCAAAACTTTCTCAAATTGCGAAATCGGTACGACAACAAGACTTGCCTGCTCCAGTACTTCAGAATAACCTGGATATCCGCCCTTTCTGAAAAATCCTACGTGAGGGAACATTTCTCCTTTTTTCAAAATAGCCACTATTTGCTCGCGGCCATTGGCATCACTTTTATATATTTTCACTTTTCCTTCATTAATAAAATACACATTTTCGAGCGGATCGCCCTGCATGAAAATATGACTATTTTTCTGCCATTCTCGTGAAATGGATATATCCACAATCTTTTCAAGTTCATAGTCATCAAGGTCCCTGAACAAAGAAAACCTGGCCAGAATACTTTTGATTTCAATTTTATCCAAAAGAAACACCTCTATTAGCTACT belongs to Mesobacillus subterraneus and includes:
- a CDS encoding Crp/Fnr family transcriptional regulator yields the protein MDKIEIKSILARFSLFRDLDDYELEKIVDISISREWQKNSHIFMQGDPLENVYFINEGKVKIYKSDANGREQIVAILKKGEMFPHVGFFRKGGYPGYSEVLEQASLVVVPISQFEKVLVDNPHLSIKVFKVLGEKIVDLQERLEAQILNNTYEQIIKLLIRLGELHGEKQEDGTVLLRADFTNKDLGNMIGTTRETVSRTLTKMKKEELITTDSNGNMILDPDILMDELV